From one Eucalyptus grandis isolate ANBG69807.140 chromosome 9, ASM1654582v1, whole genome shotgun sequence genomic stretch:
- the LOC120288388 gene encoding receptor-like protein 6, with protein MKKESLHFSYMILLLTIVVSRSLASTQRRCHEDERSALLEFKTTFFTRKRPYCYYCYDNASVEQAKIESWNASEGKTQSNCCSWTGVECDKVSGHVIGLDLSCSCLFGKINSNISIFRLLRLRSLNLAFNDFNCPIPSTIGNLGSLRDLNFSSSNFMGHISHSLRNLTRLVHLDLSENYLTGTIPTYFGSMLNLEHLSLSENRFVGEIPSSFERLGHLKHLDLGFNSLTGEIPSFLGNLVQLKYLSLADNELIGQIPSFLGNLVQLKYLSLANNELIGKIPSSIRNLVQLTTLHLSQNQLTGDIPSSIGDLIQLTDIDLGFNRLVGEIPLSFQNLLELRFLNLQLNRLSGAIPSLLGRLTQLTDVDLSLNQFHGAIPSTIFQSQGLNALYLTSNNLSGTVKLDMFSEAKNLRELVLSSNKLSLISETNITHRYWALGLGSCNLNSFPEFLQDQNDLQVLDLSYNNISGQVPKWFLNVSIENLELLNLSSNFLTSFAQDPVIFKWKELFEADLGFNELQGSVPIPPPEIESYFISNNRLLGGISPLLCNLSHISAIDFSDNNLTGFIPQCFSNLSGYLEVLNLRSNNFIGKIPELNGNFYMIDLSYNKLEGPLPRSLRNCNKLQFLNFANNHIRDVFPSWLGSLLSLRVLILRDNRFHGFIEEPTNRIEFPMLQIIDLSQNSFSGSLPSKYFKHWTAIGIQMNYSKIQGYLTLIDLSSNDFSGAIPETIGSLKQLKLLNLSNNMLSGPLPPFLANLTNLEALDLSQNQLSGEISQDLTQLTSLEVSDVSYNCLIGPIPKLRQFATFENISYKGNSGLCGAPLSKKCGYPEASPPSFPTSEEDQDSGSAMELDWKIVCMGYASGLVIGVVLGNCLITRRRAQSLVKNFGRRKQRRRR; from the exons ATGAAAAAGGAGTCACTTCACTTCAGCTATATGATACTCTTGCTTACTATTGTCGTTTCACGCTCTCTTGCTTCAACCCAACGGCGTTGCCATGAAGACGAGAGATCTGCGTTGTTGGAGTTCAAGACAACCTTCTTCACCAGAAAGCGTCCGTATTGTTACTATTGCTATGACAACGCTTCAGTTGAGCAAGCAAAGATCGAATCTTGGAACGCATCAGAAGGTAAAACTCAAAGCAATTGCTGTTCTTGGACTGGCGTTGAGTGTGATAAGGTAAGCGGTCACGTGATCGGCCTCGACCTTAGTTGCAGTTGTCTCTTCGGTAAAATCAACTCCAACATCAGTATTTTCCGTCTTCTTCGCCTAAGAAGCCTTAACCTTGCCTTCAACGACTTCAATTGTCCGATTCCTTCGACAATTGGAAATCTGGGTTCCTTGAGGGATTTGAACTTCTCCAGCTCCAACTTCATGGGCCACATCTCACATTCGCTTCGTAACTTGACCCGACTGGTCCATCTAGACTTGAGTGAGAATTATCTAACTGGTACGATTCCAACTTATTTTGGCAGCATGTTGAATCTGGAGCATTTGAGTCTAAGTGAGAACCGATTTGTAGGTGAAATCCCATCTTCTTTTGAACGTCTTGGTCACCTGAAGCATTTAGATCTAGGCTTTAATTCTTTAACGGGTGAAATTCCATCCTTCTTGGGAAATCTGGTCCAGCTTAAGTATTTAAGTCTAGCGGACAATGAGTTAATTGGGCAAATTCCATCCTTCTTGGGAAATCTGGTCCAGCTTAAGTATTTAAGTCTAGCGAACAATGAGTTAATTGGGAAAATTCCATCCTCTATAAGGAACCTCGTCCAACTTACTACTTTACATTTAAGCCAAAATCAGTTAACAGGCGATATCCCATCTTCCATTGGAGACCTAATTCAACTTACTGATATAGATCTTGGATTCAATCGATTAGTTGGTGAGATTCCACTCtctttccaaaacctcttggagCTTAGGTTCTTAAACCTTCAGTTGAATCGATTGAGTGGTGCAATCCCATCCTTGTTGGGAAGACTCACCCAGTTGACTGACGTTGATCTTTCACTCAACCAATTTCATGGTGCAATTCCAAGCACGATTTTCCAATCACAGGGTCTCAACGCTCTTTATTTGACTTCAAATAACTTGAGTGGCACAGTGAAGTTAGATATGTTCTCAGAGGCTAAAAACCTTCGAGAACTTGTGTTATCCTCTAATAAACTGTCGTTGATCAGTGAAACCAACATAACTCACCGATACTGGGCTCTAGGTTTAGGTTCATGCAACTTAAATAGTTTCCCTGAGTTTCTACAAGACCAAAATGACTTGCAAGTGCTCGATCTATCCTACAATAACATTTCTGGTCAAGTTCCTAAATGGTTTCTGAATGTGAGCATAGAAAACCTAGAACTATTGAACCTTTCTAGCAACTTCCTAACAAGTTTTGCTCAAGATCCCGTTATTTTCAAGTGGAAAGAACTCTTTGAAGCAGACCTTGGTTTCAATGAGTTGCAAGGATCAGTTCCTATTCCCCCTCCTGAAATCGAATCCTACTTCATCTCAAATAACAGGCTCTTAGGAGGAATATCGCCACTCTTATGCAATCTAAGCCATATCTCCGCGATTGATTTTTCTGATAATAATCTAACTGGGTTTATCCCACAATGTTTTAGTAATTTGAGTGGTTATTTGGAAGTACTGAATCTACGGAGCAAcaattttattggaaaaattcCTGAGTTGAATGGGAACTTCTATATGATTGATCTGAGTTACAATAAATTGGAAGGGCCATTGCCAAGATCGCTCCGTAACTGTAACAAATTGCAATTCCTGAATTTCGCAAACAATCATATTAGAGATGTTTTCCCTTCATGGTTGGGCTCACTTCTAAGTTTGAGGGTTCTTATATTGCGGGACAATAGATTTCACGGATTTATTGAGGAACCGACTAATAGAATTGAGTTCCCTATGCTGCAAATCATAGACCTATCTCAGAACAGCTTTTCTGGTAGCTTGCCATCCAAATACTTCAAGCATTGGACTGCTATAG GCATCCAAATGAATTACTCAAAGATCCAAGGGTACCTCACATTGATTGATCTCTCGAGCAACGACTTCAGCGGAGCGATCCCCGAGACTATTGGAAGCCTAAAGCAGCTAAAATTGCTCAATCTTTCCAACAACATGCTCTCCGGTCCTCTGCCTCCATTCTTGGCAAACCTAACGAATTTGGAAGCATTGGACCTTTCTCAAAACCAGCTCTCCGGGGAGATATCTCAGGACTTGACACAACTCACTTCGCTTGAGGTCTCCGACGTATCTTACAATTGTCTGATCGGGCCAATACCGAAGTTGCGGCAGTTTGCTACATTCGAAAACATCTCCTACAAGGGAAACTCGGGGCTATGTGGCGCTCCTCTATCTAAAAAATGTGGATATCCCGAAGCGTCGCCACCATCATTTCCGACGTCCGAAGAAGATCAAGATTCGGGGAGTGCAATGGAATTGGACTGGAAGATCGTGTGCATGGGTTATGCAAGTGGGTTAGTGATTGGAGTAGTCCTCGGGAACTGCTTGATCACAAGAAGAAGGGCTCAAAGTCTTGTGAAGAACTTTGGCAGAAGAAAACAGAGGCGAAGAAGGTAG